From a single Osmerus mordax isolate fOsmMor3 chromosome 6, fOsmMor3.pri, whole genome shotgun sequence genomic region:
- the LOC136944162 gene encoding tumor necrosis factor receptor superfamily member 11B-like — protein MWFLIVLMFTFMEYIGGTTSYEHLDPVTGQSITCNRCPAGYHMSAHCTATSQTECHSCPTNHYTEYWNYLPKCLYCSTFCVHNQFIKEDCSSTHDRVCECNEGYYWFADMCIKHSECPAGYGVKRRGTTNSDTECKRCQKGFFSSVSSSHLECENHTNCASRELKTIFRGTSRHDNTCSSCENVTDRGDMTHIRTILLHFFSHQRIHQPKMKELLWRFLLPHTNQQVQIQLDKHFPRQKETILSLIRQWIRQAPEEDLKRFPEWLRKSNLNHIAQRLERKIRIMDQRCQ, from the exons ATG TGGTTTCTCATTGTTCTGATGTTTACCTTTATGGAGTACATCGGTGGGACTACGAGCTATGAGCACCTAGACCCTGTCACCGGGCAATCAATCACCTGTAATCGTTGTCCAGCTGGATATCACATGTCTGCTCACTGTACCGCAACCTCACAGACAGAGTGCCACAGTTGTCCAACTAACCACTACACAGAGTACTGGAATTACCTGCCCAAATGTCTGTACTGCAGTACGTTTTGTGTACATAATCAGTTTATAAAGGAGGACTGCTCATCAACCCACGACAGGGTGTGTGAGTGCAACGAGGGCTACTACTGGTTCGCAGACATGTGTATCAAACACTCAGAGTGTCCCGCTGGCTACGGTGTCAAAAGGAGAG GTACCACAAATTCGGACACGGAGTGTAAGCGGTGCCAAAAAggcttcttctcctctgtctcatcctcGCACTTGGAGTGTGAAAATCACACTAATTGCGCTTCTCGTGAACTCAAAACCATATTCAGAGGCACAAGCAGGCATGATAATACTTGTTCCTCTTGTGAAAATGTTACTGATCGAG GTGACATGACACATATCAGAACTATCCTTCTTCACTTCTTCTCTCATCAAAGAATCCACCAACCTAAAATGAAAGAGCTGCTCTGGAGGTTCTTGCTCCCACATACCAATCAGCAGGTCCAGATACAGTTGGACAAACACTTtcccagacagaaagagacaatcCTCAGTCTGATCAGGCAGTGGATCAGACAAGCTCCAGAGGAAGACCTCAAGAGATTCCCTGAATGGCTGAGGAAATCCAATCTAAACCACATAGCTCAACGACTAGAGAGGAAGATTAGAATTATGGACCAGCGTTGTCAGTAA
- the LOC136944155 gene encoding tumor necrosis factor receptor superfamily member 11B-like isoform X2 has protein sequence MERRRQRLFTASLSWAFQPAPRPKYSHLDPLTSELLQCDQCPPGTAVRHHCTADEPTICMPCPERRFSDDWQWGESCQRCTSVCKERQLMKRECNSTHDQLCECGPGFHLVVEFCIKHSTCAPGNGAVSLGTPQSDTVCEPCPQGYFSSVASPTEPCVPHTNCSELGMRSLRAASTSQDSQCENQAKSTDLECSRQHMLCQTDVTLCEEAIFQSLASLRLSSVPLEHLLDSLPGRKVDRKSLEKLKKACSPQQLLLQLLLLWKEQNKDQDKLYGIIQGVKHCERRLSRCTELKNLTLNDLMVISNSLPGVKVCKEDVRAVVTSCSSQQYILQLLHLWKRQNAGVELAKGLSHCLRTLRGQGSPRHLLKSIKRISRIISSSSIHKMYEMFLSMVQDSPCFKTKPFNE, from the exons ctCTTCACAGCATCCCTCTCTTGGGCCTTCCAGCCAGCACCACGCCCCAAGTATTCTCACCTtgaccccctgacctctgaactcCTCCAGTGTGACCAGTGTCCTCCCGGCACAGCTGTCCGACACCACTGCACTGCTGACGAGCCCACTATCTGTATGCCGTGCCCCGAGCGCCGGTTCTCAGACGACTGGCAATGGGGCGAGTCGTGTCAGCGCTGCACATCTGTTTGCAAGGAGAGACAGCTGATGAAGAGGGAGTGTAATAGCACCCACGACcagctgtgtgagtgtggaccTGGGTTCCACCTTGTGGTGGAGTTCTGCATCAAACACAGCACCTGTGCACCTGGAAATGGAGCTGTCAGTCTGG GCACTCCACAGAGTGACACCGTGTGTGAACCTTGTCCCCAGGGCTACTTCTCCAGTGTGGCCTCACCCACAGAGCCCTGTGTTCCCCACACAAACTGCAGTGAGCTGGGCATGAGGAGCCTGCGGGCTGCGAGCACCTCCCAGGACAGCCAGTGTGAAAACCAGGCCAAGAGCACAGACCTGGAGTGCTCCAGACAACACATGCTCTGCCAGACAG acGTCACTCTGTGTGAGGAGGCCATCTTCCAGTCTCTGGCGTCCCTGCGTCTGTCTTCTGTTCCCCTGGAGCACCTGCTAGACAGTTTACCGGGACGCAAGGTGGACAGGAAGAGCCTGGAGAAGCTGAAGAAGGCATGTAGCCCACAGCAGCTGCTACTGCAGTTGCTGCTTCTGTGGAAGGAGCAGAACAAAGACCAGGACAAACTCTATGGCATCATACAAG GTGTCAAACACTGCGAGAGGAGGTTGTCCCGCTGTACGGAGCTGAAGAATCTCACCCTGAATGACCTCATGGTCATCAGCAACAGCTTACCTGGGGTCAAGGTGTGCAAGGAGGATGTGCGTGCAgtggtcacttcctgttcttcCCAACAGTACATCCTACAACTACTTCACCTATGGAAGAGACAGAATGCAGGGGTGGAGCTGGCCAAGGGTCTGTCCCACTGTCTGAGGACTCTACGGGGCCAGGGCTCTCCGCGACACCTTCTCAAGAGCATCAAGAGGATCAGCCGCATCATCAGTAGCTCGTCCATACACAAAATGTATGAGATGTTCCTCAGCATGGTTCAAGATAGCCCCTGCTTCAAAACCAAGCCTTTCAATGAATAG
- the LOC136944155 gene encoding tumor necrosis factor receptor superfamily member 11B-like isoform X1, which yields MNVRIMKSHPAMKLFVLFTASLSWAFQPAPRPKYSHLDPLTSELLQCDQCPPGTAVRHHCTADEPTICMPCPERRFSDDWQWGESCQRCTSVCKERQLMKRECNSTHDQLCECGPGFHLVVEFCIKHSTCAPGNGAVSLGTPQSDTVCEPCPQGYFSSVASPTEPCVPHTNCSELGMRSLRAASTSQDSQCENQAKSTDLECSRQHMLCQTDVTLCEEAIFQSLASLRLSSVPLEHLLDSLPGRKVDRKSLEKLKKACSPQQLLLQLLLLWKEQNKDQDKLYGIIQGVKHCERRLSRCTELKNLTLNDLMVISNSLPGVKVCKEDVRAVVTSCSSQQYILQLLHLWKRQNAGVELAKGLSHCLRTLRGQGSPRHLLKSIKRISRIISSSSIHKMYEMFLSMVQDSPCFKTKPFNE from the exons ATGAACGTACGGATAATGAAATCACATCCAGCGATGAAACTGTTTGTG ctCTTCACAGCATCCCTCTCTTGGGCCTTCCAGCCAGCACCACGCCCCAAGTATTCTCACCTtgaccccctgacctctgaactcCTCCAGTGTGACCAGTGTCCTCCCGGCACAGCTGTCCGACACCACTGCACTGCTGACGAGCCCACTATCTGTATGCCGTGCCCCGAGCGCCGGTTCTCAGACGACTGGCAATGGGGCGAGTCGTGTCAGCGCTGCACATCTGTTTGCAAGGAGAGACAGCTGATGAAGAGGGAGTGTAATAGCACCCACGACcagctgtgtgagtgtggaccTGGGTTCCACCTTGTGGTGGAGTTCTGCATCAAACACAGCACCTGTGCACCTGGAAATGGAGCTGTCAGTCTGG GCACTCCACAGAGTGACACCGTGTGTGAACCTTGTCCCCAGGGCTACTTCTCCAGTGTGGCCTCACCCACAGAGCCCTGTGTTCCCCACACAAACTGCAGTGAGCTGGGCATGAGGAGCCTGCGGGCTGCGAGCACCTCCCAGGACAGCCAGTGTGAAAACCAGGCCAAGAGCACAGACCTGGAGTGCTCCAGACAACACATGCTCTGCCAGACAG acGTCACTCTGTGTGAGGAGGCCATCTTCCAGTCTCTGGCGTCCCTGCGTCTGTCTTCTGTTCCCCTGGAGCACCTGCTAGACAGTTTACCGGGACGCAAGGTGGACAGGAAGAGCCTGGAGAAGCTGAAGAAGGCATGTAGCCCACAGCAGCTGCTACTGCAGTTGCTGCTTCTGTGGAAGGAGCAGAACAAAGACCAGGACAAACTCTATGGCATCATACAAG GTGTCAAACACTGCGAGAGGAGGTTGTCCCGCTGTACGGAGCTGAAGAATCTCACCCTGAATGACCTCATGGTCATCAGCAACAGCTTACCTGGGGTCAAGGTGTGCAAGGAGGATGTGCGTGCAgtggtcacttcctgttcttcCCAACAGTACATCCTACAACTACTTCACCTATGGAAGAGACAGAATGCAGGGGTGGAGCTGGCCAAGGGTCTGTCCCACTGTCTGAGGACTCTACGGGGCCAGGGCTCTCCGCGACACCTTCTCAAGAGCATCAAGAGGATCAGCCGCATCATCAGTAGCTCGTCCATACACAAAATGTATGAGATGTTCCTCAGCATGGTTCAAGATAGCCCCTGCTTCAAAACCAAGCCTTTCAATGAATAG